Proteins co-encoded in one Brassica oleracea var. oleracea cultivar TO1000 chromosome C4, BOL, whole genome shotgun sequence genomic window:
- the LOC106342483 gene encoding uncharacterized protein LOC106342483, with protein sequence MACGSMIASSLDPERKQSGGLRTKQAGRGSCRGS encoded by the coding sequence ATGGCATGTGGGAGTATGATCGCTAGTAGCTTAGATCCTGAGAGGAAGCAAAGCGGAGGACTTAGAACAAAACAAGCTGGACGAGGATCTTGCCGTGGAAGTTAG
- the LOC106342482 gene encoding transcription factor LHW → MGVLLREALSSICVNNQWSYAVFWKIGCQNSSLLIWEECYNETASNENVQLLTNRMMLNNRIILVGEGLVGRAAFTGHHQWLLANSFNRDVHPPEVINEMLLQFSAGIQTVAVFPVVPHGVVQLGSSLPIMENLGFVNDVKGLILQLGCVPGALLSENYTTYEPAADFIGVPVSGLMPSQGHKILQSSVFVAETSKPHFNSTGSSDHRNDEPFSYVDEQNITGYLAAEEAAVVPVPPPSNPDAWLNQNFSCMYNVDASEQQDSGSKRSDDLFDMLGLDDNKKNKGGCENNSWGVSEMRRELSDFRIIQDSEFGYELSGADHLLDAVVSGACSSTKQISDETSESCKTSSVTTPSHSSPQGLYEKKQGTHHVGTSSVYGSQISSWVEQAHSLKREESPRMMNKNETTKPAINRKRLKPGENPRPRPKDRQMIQDRVKELREIIPNGAKCSIDALLERTIKHMLFLQNVSKHADKVKHTGESKIMKEEGAFEGGGGATWAFEVGSKSLRCPIVVEDLNPPRIFQVEMLCEQRGFFLEIADWIRSLGMTILKGVIETRINKIWARFTVEASRDVTRMEIFMQLVNILEQTMKSGGISETMLDGIKATIPFTNTLPVTGGCSM, encoded by the exons ATGGGTGTTTTGCTAAGAGAAGCGTTGAGTTCTATTTGCGTTAATAATCAATGGTCTTATGCTGTTTTCTGGAAAATCGGCTGCCAAAACTCAAG CTTGTTGATTTGGGAGGAATGCTACAACGAAACCGCGTCGAATGAGAATGTTCAGTTGCTTACAAACAGAATGATGTTGAACAATCGAATCATTCTTGTAGGAGAAGGGTTAGTGGGCCGAGCTGCATTCACTGGACATCATCAATGGCTTCTAGCCAACAGTTTCAACCGCGATGTCCATCCACCTGAGGTTATTAATGAGATGCTTCTCCAATTCTCCGCTGGTATTCAGACCGTTGCAGTCTTTCCAGTTGTTCCTCATGGTGTTGTTCAACTCGGTTCTTCTCTTCCT ATCATGGAGAATTTGGGGTTTGTGAATGACGTGAAGGGTCTCATCCTGCAGCTCGGATGTGTCCCCGGAGCTCTCTTATCTGAAAACTACACAACATACGAACCTGCTGCTGATTTTATTGGAGTTCCCGTCTCCGGGTTAATGCCATCTCAAGGACACAAGATCCTCCAGTCTTCAGTTTTCGTAGCTGAGACTAGCAAACCACATTTCAACTCTACTGGCTCATCAGATCATCGAAACGATGAACCTTTTAGTTATGTGGATGAACAAAACATAACGGGTTATCTAGCAGCAGAGGAAGCAGCAGTAGTACCTGTGCCACCACCTTCAAATCCCGACGCGTGGCTGAATCAAAACTTCTCTTGTATGTATAATGTGGATGCATCAGAGCAACAAGACTCTGGCTCTAAACGAAGCGACGACTTGTTTGATATGTTGGGTTTGGATGATAATAAGAAGAACAAAGGTGGTTGTGAAAACAACAGTTGGGGCGTTTCAGAGATGAGAAGGGAGTTATCTGACTTTAGGATCATTCAAGATTCTGAGTTTGGTTATGAGCTTTCGGGAGCAGATCATCTGTTAGACGCTGTGGTCTCAGGTGCTTGCTCCTCCACAAAGCAGATCTCAGATGAAACTTCTGAGTCCTGCAAAACCTCTTCGGTTACCACTCCATCTCACAGTAGCCCTCAGGGTTTGTATGAGAAGAAACAAGGGACGCATCATGTGGGGACATCATCGGTTTACGGGTCTCAGATCAGTTCTTGGGTTGAACAAGCTCACAGCTTAAAGCGTGAGGAGAGTCCAAGGATGATGAACAAGAATGAAACTACTAAACCGGCTATTAACCGTAAAAGGCTTAAACCGGGAGAGAACCCAAGACCGAGGCCTAAAGATCGGCAGATGATCCAAGACCGTGTCAAGGAGTTGCGTGAAATCATACCCAACGGTGCAAAA TGTAGCATAGATGCGCTCCTTGAACGTACAATCAAACACATGCTCTTCTTGCAAAACGTCTCTAAGCATGCCGATAAGGTGAAACACACTGGGGAATCCAAG ATAATGAAAGAGGAAGGTGCGTTTGAAGGAGGAGGAGGAGCAACATGGGCTTTTGAAGTAGGGTCAAAGTCTCTAAGGTGTCCTATTGTAGTAGAGGATCTAAACCCTCCTCGCATTTTCCAAGTTGAG ATGTTATGCGAGCAACGAGGATTCTTTTTGGAAATCGCTGATTGGATCAGGAGCTTAGGCATGACGATCTTGAAGGGTGTTATTGAAACTCGAATTAACAAGATTTGGGCTCGCTTCACTGTGGAG GCGAGTCGAGATGTGACGAGGATGGAGATATTCATGCAGCTAGTGAATATTTTGGAGCAGACGATGAAGAGTGGAGGAATCTCTGAGACTATGTTGGATGGTATCAAAGCTACAATCCCATTTACCAACACCTTACCGGTTACTGGTGGCTGTTCAATGTAA